The following DNA comes from Microcella sp..
CCGTCGTGGCTCTCGTCGCCGCGTTCGCGCTCGCCGGGTGCGCGGGCACCGTGCCGCTCGAGCCCGGGCCCGATGCGAACAATCCTGAGTGCGCGGCGATCTCTGTGCGCGTTCCCGACCGGGTCGGCGACCTCGATCGGCGCACGACGAACGCACAGGCGACCGCCGCGTGGGGCGACCCCGCCGCCGTCATCTACCGGTGCGGGCTGCCCGAGCAGGGCCCGAGCGATCTGCCGTGCTTCGACGTCGACGGAGTCGACTGGCTGCTCGACGAGTCGAATGCTCCGCGCTACGTGTTCACGACCTACGGCCGCACGCCCGTGACCGAGATCATCGTCGACATCACCTACATCGCGGGAGCCGACGCCGTGCGCACCCTCAGCGAGGCCGTCGCGGTCGTGGATGCGGATGCCCGGTGCCTCGCCGCGACCGACGTCTTCGGCGGCGGGTCAGTGAGCCCTACGGCCGAGCCGACCCCGGAGCCGACGCCCTAGCCGCTCAGGCGCGCGGGCCGTCGAGCCCGACGAGCTTGCCCGCGATTCCGCCCGCGGCGCGCAGTGCGGCACCGCCACCGAAGCCGGCCTGCGCGAACACCACACGGCGGTCGCGCGCCTCGGTGAGAGCGTCGAGGAGCACGGTCGCGGCCGGTTGCTGCGGAGCCCACAGGTACAGCGAGAGGGCGCCGGGAATCGAGTTGACTTCGTTGACGAACAACTCGCCCGTCTTCTCGTCGAGCAACAGGTCGACGCGCACGATGCTCGTGAGACGTGTGACTTCGGCGACGCGTTCCGCGAGCGACCGGGCCGCCGCGTGCACGGCATCGGGCACCGCAGCCGGAAACTCGCGCGGAGCACTCATGAAGCCCGCCTCGGCACCCGCGCCACCGGCGAGGTACTTCTCGGCATACGAGTAAACCGCGCTGCCCTTCTCGCCGCGCAGAGGCTTTTCGAGCTGCGTGATCTCGAGCGAGGGGTAGGTGCGGAAGGCGATGTTGAGGTCGACGAGTTCGGGGCGGTAGGGCTCAACCACCGCGCCCGTGCGCAGGTGAACGCTTGTCGCGGCGAGCGCGCGCGCAGCATCCACATCGTCGGCGATTTCGATGCCGATCGACGAGCCACCGAAGCGCGGCTTGACGATGTAGGGGCCCGCGAACGTCGGTTCGACAATGGTCGAGACGGCTTCGCGCGGCAGCGACGGGATGCCCGCTGCGTGCATGAGGCCACCGAAGGCGAGCTTGTCCATGCCGACCGCGCCCGCGAAGAGCGTCGAGCCCGTGGCGGGGATGCCCAGCAGCGAGAACACCGCGGCCGCGCCGCCGCCCTCGCCGACGCCGCCGTGCAGGCACAGCAGTGCGGCCTCGATCTCGAGGCGCTCTGAGCCGAGCTTCTTGCGGCGGTACAGGCCGGGCTCGCCCGAGATGCGCGCCTCGAGCGGGGTCGAGCCCTGCGGTGCGCCCGCGAGGTAGTCCTTCGCCTCGGTGGCGTCGGGCACGCGGAACCACTCCCCCGTCGGCGACCAGTAGATCGGCACGACACTGTGACCGGCGGCTGTCAGCACTCGCTCGGCCTGCAGACCGGTGAGGATCGAGATCTCGTGCTCGGGGCTCGGGCCGCCGAAGACGACGGCCCAGGGGGCGGAACCCGCCATGTTCACCTCAGTTTGTCGGTGGCCGCGGCAGTCGTGCCCGAGCGGCCGTTCAGGGGTAGTGGTCGGGCAGATCGTTCTCGTAGAGGATAACGCCCCGGTCACCCGCGGCCTCGACCGCGCGCGCGACGGCGGCCTCGCGAGTGTCGACGGCGATGGCTCCCGGGGCCTCGCTCGTGGCCGTGCTGGCGTAGCCCGCGAGCAGGGCTGCACGATTCGTGCGCGCGACCGCGAAGAGCAGCCCGTTGGCCGCGCCGATCGCGGCGCCGAAGGCACAGTTGCGCTCGACCTGCACGGGCCCGAGCTCGACCATGCCGGGCGTGACGACCACGAGCGGGCCTCCGCGTTCGGCAGCGAGGGATGCCGCGCCCTCGAGGGCGCGGAGCGACCCGACGGGGTTCGCGTTGTAGGTGTCGTCGATCACGAGCGCGCCAGTCGGAGCCTGCTGCACTTCAGCGCGGTGCTGCGAGCCGGGCAGGTCGCCGAGCCTGGCCGCGATCGCCGCCACGGGCACCCCGGCCGCGAGCGCAATACCCGCGGCGACTGCGACGTTCACCGCATGCCCCGTGCCGCCGATGCTCACGGGCACGGGCTCGGCGCCCTCGCCGAGGCGGATCGACCAGGGCGCAGCATCCGCTGCCCCATCGGCGGGCGGCGTCAGCGCAATGTCGGCGTCGACCCCGTCGCGGCACGTCGTCGTGACGACCGTCTTTCCAGCCGCGCGGCACTGCTCGGCGAGCGCCGCCAGGCGCGGGTCGTCGATCGGCAGCACGACGACGGGCGCGAGCTCGGTGATCGACGACTTCTCGCGCAGAATCGCGTCGGTCGTGCGCATGCGCTGCAAGTGGCCTTCACCGATGACGGTGATCGCGGCGATCGAGGGCGGAAACTGGCGGCAGAGCTCGGCAATCTGACCAGGCGCGGCCATTCCCATCTCGGCGACGAACAGCTCGGTACCGGGCACGAGCCTGTCGTTGACGGCACGCGCAAGACCGAGGCGATTGTTGAACGAGGCGGGGCTCGCGACGGTCGTGAAGGCCGCGCTCAGCAGGTGGGCGACGTAGTTCTTCGTGCTCGTCTTGCCGTACGAGCCGGTGATCGCCACGACGCGCGACCCGGTCTGCTTGAGGCGCGCCTGCGCTTGCGTCACGTAGCGCTGCGACGCTGCCTTCTCGATCGGCGCCATGATCGCGAGCGCGAGGTCGGTGAGCGGTGCGCTCAGCAACAGGGTGAGGGCGGGCCCCGCGGCGCCCAGCACGATCGTCAGCAGGATGCCCACGACGAGGTGCACCACCACCCAGGTGATCAGCAGCCGCTTCAGGCGCCCGGTGAACGCGAGCTTCTTCGACGTGCCGCGCGGCGACAGTCCAAAAGGCAGCAGTGAGAGCAGCACGATGGCCGCGAAGGCGAGCGGGTTGACGGCGAGCAAGGGCGCTGCATCGCCGAGCGAGAGGAGAAGTGTCAGAGGGATCACGATGGCAAGGCCCGCGACAATGAGAGCGGGGCC
Coding sequences within:
- a CDS encoding Mur ligase family protein, yielding MIDLLLSWPVLAALALGAVAGVPVAARWLRVAQREHYVPGSVSRMAWLWVIREPATGPALIVAGLAIVIPLTLLLSLGDAAPLLAVNPLAFAAIVLLSLLPFGLSPRGTSKKLAFTGRLKRLLITWVVVHLVVGILLTIVLGAAGPALTLLLSAPLTDLALAIMAPIEKAASQRYVTQAQARLKQTGSRVVAITGSYGKTSTKNYVAHLLSAAFTTVASPASFNNRLGLARAVNDRLVPGTELFVAEMGMAAPGQIAELCRQFPPSIAAITVIGEGHLQRMRTTDAILREKSSITELAPVVVLPIDDPRLAALAEQCRAAGKTVVTTTCRDGVDADIALTPPADGAADAAPWSIRLGEGAEPVPVSIGGTGHAVNVAVAAGIALAAGVPVAAIAARLGDLPGSQHRAEVQQAPTGALVIDDTYNANPVGSLRALEGAASLAAERGGPLVVVTPGMVELGPVQVERNCAFGAAIGAANGLLFAVARTNRAALLAGYASTATSEAPGAIAVDTREAAVARAVEAAGDRGVILYENDLPDHYP
- a CDS encoding DUF3515 family protein — encoded protein: MSTRTVSARARRASVVALVAAFALAGCAGTVPLEPGPDANNPECAAISVRVPDRVGDLDRRTTNAQATAAWGDPAAVIYRCGLPEQGPSDLPCFDVDGVDWLLDESNAPRYVFTTYGRTPVTEIIVDITYIAGADAVRTLSEAVAVVDADARCLAATDVFGGGSVSPTAEPTPEPTP